The Petrocella atlantisensis genome has a window encoding:
- a CDS encoding regulatory protein RecX: MRIQEIRKLEKGKNKILLENGDYVILYYKELKAFKMVQDEEIEEETWALARKAMTIRGKKRVYHLLGKKDYVIEEIRKKLVKEDYPSLIIEDILNYFIELGFLNDENYTEKYYRYQKTTKSRRMIEMKLGEKGIPRDIIKSFFESVDHQDTEYETAAKLLEKKYNSRVVTREDYNKMARFLAYKGFDYEVIKTVIMTYLRTKEEN; this comes from the coding sequence ATGCGCATCCAAGAGATTCGAAAACTGGAAAAAGGAAAAAACAAGATCCTATTAGAGAACGGTGACTATGTCATCTTATACTACAAAGAACTTAAAGCCTTCAAGATGGTTCAAGATGAAGAAATAGAAGAAGAGACATGGGCGCTAGCAAGAAAAGCCATGACCATTCGAGGCAAGAAAAGAGTCTATCATCTCTTGGGGAAAAAGGATTATGTCATCGAAGAGATTAGGAAAAAGCTGGTAAAAGAAGACTATCCCAGTCTCATCATCGAAGACATCTTGAATTATTTTATAGAACTTGGTTTTTTAAACGATGAAAACTATACAGAAAAATACTACAGGTATCAGAAGACGACGAAAAGTCGGCGTATGATTGAGATGAAGCTTGGAGAAAAAGGCATTCCTAGAGACATTATTAAGAGCTTTTTCGAATCTGTGGACCATCAAGATACCGAGTATGAAACCGCCGCAAAGCTCTTAGAGAAGAAATACAACAGCAGAGTCGTAACGAGAGAAGATTATAACAAGATGGCCCGTTTTCTTGCTTACAAAGGCTTTGATTACGAGGTCATAAAAACGGTTATTATGACATATCTTAGGACCAAAGAAGAAAATTAG
- the recA gene encoding recombinase RecA, which yields MTNEKTKALEAAITQIEKQYGKGSIMKLGESNEHMNVKTVPSGALSLDIALGAGGVPRGRIIELYGPESSGKTTLALHMLAEVQKAGGVAGFVDAEHALDPSYAKKIGVDIDNLYISQPDNGEQALEIAETMVRSGAIDIIVIDSVAALVPRAEIEGEMGDSHVGLQARLMSQALRKIAGIVSKSNCIVIFINQLREKIGVMFGSPETTTGGRALKFYASVRLDIRRIETLKQGVNMVGNRVRVKVAKNKIAPPFKQAEFDIMFGEGISREGDLLDLGVDLDFVQKSGAWFSYGDIRLGQGRENSKIYLKENPEVCNRIDKQIRSHYGFGLTKEEIEIALEKENAEKKAAEKKVADKKETDKKETDKKDK from the coding sequence ATGACAAACGAAAAGACAAAAGCCCTGGAAGCGGCTATTACACAGATTGAAAAGCAGTACGGTAAAGGCTCCATCATGAAGCTTGGTGAGAGCAATGAACATATGAATGTCAAGACCGTTCCTTCAGGCGCACTTAGTTTAGACATTGCCTTAGGTGCCGGTGGGGTTCCAAGAGGTCGTATCATTGAACTTTATGGCCCAGAATCCAGTGGTAAGACAACCCTCGCTCTACATATGTTAGCAGAGGTTCAAAAAGCTGGCGGCGTAGCCGGATTCGTTGACGCAGAGCATGCCCTTGACCCAAGTTATGCCAAGAAGATTGGTGTAGATATCGATAATTTATACATATCTCAACCGGACAATGGTGAACAAGCCCTTGAGATTGCTGAGACCATGGTCAGATCAGGCGCCATTGACATCATTGTTATTGACTCAGTTGCAGCCTTAGTACCAAGAGCCGAGATTGAAGGCGAGATGGGTGATTCTCATGTTGGACTTCAAGCAAGACTCATGTCTCAAGCCCTTAGAAAGATTGCAGGGATTGTTTCTAAGTCTAACTGTATCGTGATATTCATCAACCAGTTAAGAGAGAAGATTGGGGTTATGTTCGGTAGTCCGGAGACAACCACCGGTGGTCGTGCCCTTAAGTTCTATGCTTCGGTTCGATTAGATATCAGGCGTATAGAGACCTTGAAGCAAGGCGTTAACATGGTAGGTAACCGTGTTCGTGTCAAAGTTGCTAAGAATAAGATTGCACCACCTTTCAAACAAGCAGAATTTGACATCATGTTCGGCGAAGGTATATCAAGAGAAGGCGATTTACTGGACTTAGGTGTGGATCTGGATTTTGTACAAAAGAGTGGGGCTTGGTTTTCCTATGGTGACATCCGTCTAGGACAAGGCCGTGAGAATTCTAAGATCTATCTCAAAGAGAATCCGGAAGTCTGCAACAGAATAGATAAGCAGATTCGTAGCCATTATGGATTTGGATTAACTAAAGAAGAGATTGAAATCGCCCTAGAAAAAGAAAATGCAGAGAAAAAAGCTGCAGAGAAAAAGGTAGCCGATAAAAAAGAAACCGACAAAAAAGAAACAGACAAAAAAGACAAATAA